In Methylomagnum ishizawai, one DNA window encodes the following:
- a CDS encoding aspartate aminotransferase family protein, whose protein sequence is MTDQVMPTYARLPVAFERGEGVWLWDTQGRRYFDAISGIAVCGLGHAHPALARALAEQAATLLHTSNIYHIGLQQRLAAELCALSGLDNAFFCNSGAEANEAALKIARRYGHSKDIDAPAVVVMENSFHGRTLATLSATGNPKVQEGFEPLVGGFVRVPHGDAAAVAAVDDSNVVAVLVEPVQGEGGVRVPPPDYLSALRKICDERGWLLMLDEVQTGMGRTGTWFAFQHGDGLPDVMSLAKALGNGMPIGACLARGVAAQMLTAGKHGSTFGGNLLACRAGLAVIDTLREQGLVARAGELGRRLLAGFRETLADQPGVVEVRGHGLMLGIELDRPCADLVGLALDQGFLINVTADRTVRLLPPLIMSDAEADQLVDGVAALIAGYTTPP, encoded by the coding sequence ACGGCTGCCCGTCGCGTTCGAACGCGGCGAGGGCGTCTGGCTATGGGATACCCAGGGCCGCCGCTATTTCGACGCGATTTCCGGGATCGCCGTGTGCGGCCTGGGCCACGCGCATCCGGCCCTGGCCCGCGCCCTGGCCGAACAGGCCGCGACCCTGCTGCATACCTCGAACATCTACCATATCGGGCTACAGCAACGCCTCGCCGCCGAACTCTGCGCCCTGAGCGGTCTCGACAACGCCTTCTTCTGCAACTCCGGCGCGGAAGCCAACGAGGCCGCGCTCAAGATCGCCCGTCGCTACGGCCACAGCAAGGATATCGACGCCCCCGCCGTGGTGGTTATGGAGAACAGCTTCCATGGCCGCACCCTCGCCACCCTCAGCGCCACCGGCAATCCCAAGGTCCAGGAAGGTTTCGAGCCTTTGGTCGGCGGCTTCGTGCGGGTGCCGCATGGCGATGCGGCAGCGGTGGCGGCGGTGGACGATTCCAACGTGGTCGCGGTGCTGGTCGAACCGGTGCAGGGCGAAGGCGGGGTGCGGGTACCGCCGCCGGATTATTTGTCCGCCTTGCGGAAAATCTGCGACGAGCGCGGCTGGTTGTTGATGCTGGACGAGGTGCAAACCGGCATGGGCCGCACCGGAACCTGGTTCGCCTTCCAGCATGGCGACGGCCTGCCCGACGTGATGAGCCTCGCCAAGGCGCTGGGCAACGGGATGCCCATCGGCGCCTGTCTGGCGCGGGGCGTGGCGGCGCAAATGCTGACGGCGGGCAAGCACGGCTCCACCTTCGGCGGCAACCTGCTGGCCTGCCGGGCCGGGCTGGCCGTCATCGACACCCTGCGCGAACAGGGCCTCGTGGCGCGGGCGGGCGAACTGGGCCGCCGCCTCCTGGCCGGGTTCCGCGAAACACTCGCGGACCAGCCCGGCGTGGTCGAGGTGCGCGGCCACGGCTTGATGCTCGGCATCGAACTGGACCGGCCCTGCGCCGATCTGGTCGGGCTGGCCCTGGACCAAGGGTTCCTCATCAACGTCACCGCCGACCGCACCGTCCGCCTATTGCCCCCGCTCATCATGAGCGACGCCGAAGCCGATCAACTGGTGGACGGCGTCGCCGCGCTCATCGCCGGATACACGACCCCCCCATAG
- the argF gene encoding ornithine carbamoyltransferase: MKPRHLVTLSDLSPQEFRGLIHRAIELKHLKGIYEPLKNRVLGMLFEKSSTRTRISFEAGMAQFGGSAIFLSPRDTQLGRGEPIEDSARVISRMVDGIMLRTHAHRTVEIFAEYSRVPVINGLSDRFHPCQLLADMQTWFERRGDIAGRSVAWIGDGNNMCQSYIETAGLLGFELRIACPEGYDPEPDLLKTPGVSLLRDPAEAVRGADLVVTDVWASMGQEEEQAKREQAFKDYQVDQALLGLAAQDALFMHCLPAHRGEEVSAEVLEGPHSVVWDEAENRLHSQKALLEFLLVENSPVRAAG; encoded by the coding sequence ATGAAACCGCGCCATTTGGTCACCTTATCCGACCTCAGCCCCCAGGAATTCCGGGGCTTGATCCACAGGGCCATCGAACTCAAACACCTGAAAGGGATTTACGAGCCGCTCAAGAACCGCGTGCTGGGCATGTTGTTCGAGAAATCCTCGACCCGGACCCGTATTTCCTTCGAGGCCGGGATGGCCCAGTTCGGCGGCAGCGCGATCTTCCTCTCACCCCGCGACACCCAACTCGGGCGCGGCGAGCCCATCGAGGATTCGGCGCGGGTGATTTCGCGGATGGTGGATGGCATCATGCTCCGTACCCACGCCCACCGCACCGTGGAAATCTTCGCCGAATATTCCAGGGTGCCGGTCATCAACGGCCTGAGCGACCGTTTCCATCCCTGCCAATTGCTGGCGGACATGCAGACCTGGTTCGAGCGGCGCGGCGATATCGCCGGGCGCAGCGTGGCCTGGATCGGCGATGGCAATAACATGTGCCAATCCTATATCGAGACGGCGGGCCTTCTGGGGTTCGAGCTACGGATCGCCTGCCCGGAAGGCTACGATCCCGAGCCGGATTTGCTGAAGACACCGGGCGTCAGCCTGCTGCGCGACCCGGCGGAAGCCGTGCGCGGGGCCGACCTGGTGGTCACCGACGTCTGGGCCAGCATGGGCCAGGAAGAGGAACAAGCCAAACGGGAGCAGGCGTTCAAGGATTATCAGGTCGATCAAGCCCTGCTGGGCTTGGCGGCGCAAGACGCGCTGTTCATGCATTGCCTGCCCGCCCATCGCGGCGAGGAAGTCAGCGCGGAAGTCCTGGAAGGCCCGCACAGCGTGGTCTGGGACGAAGCCGAGAACCGGCTGCATTCGCAGAAGGCGCTGCTGGAATTCCTGCTGGTGGAAAACAGTCCGGTGCGGGCGGCGGGTTGA
- a CDS encoding HPF/RaiA family ribosome-associated protein has product MQVPLEITFRGIPHSDAVETRIREKAAKLEQFCDNIISCRVAVEAEHRHQHQGNLYKVRIDLSVPNKHIVVSRDHHDKQSHEDFYVALRDAFAAATRQLEEHVRIQRGQVKVHRAPVASTTAA; this is encoded by the coding sequence ATGCAAGTACCACTAGAGATTACGTTCCGGGGCATTCCGCATTCCGACGCCGTGGAAACCCGAATCCGGGAGAAAGCGGCCAAACTGGAGCAGTTCTGCGACAATATCATCAGTTGCCGGGTCGCCGTCGAAGCCGAACACCGTCATCAACATCAAGGTAATCTCTACAAAGTCCGCATCGACCTGAGCGTTCCGAACAAGCACATCGTGGTGAGCCGGGACCACCACGACAAGCAATCCCACGAGGACTTCTACGTCGCCCTGCGCGACGCCTTCGCCGCCGCCACGCGCCAACTCGAAGAGCATGTCCGCATCCAGCGCGGCCAGGTGAAAGTCCACCGCGCCCCGGTCGCCAGCACCACCGCCGCCTAA
- a CDS encoding RDD family protein, producing MNRRRSPIHPVSSPPPPGLFRRLGALLYDAVLLAGVLFAATLVVLPLRGGEAFRPHDPLFFAYLLLVVWAFFGWFWTHGGQTLGMRAWKIRLVSADGAALGWNQAALRYVCAWVSLGLFGLGYLWIWIDPQRRAWHDRLAGTRMIWQER from the coding sequence ATGAACCGCCGCCGTTCCCCGATCCATCCCGTGTCCAGCCCGCCACCGCCCGGTTTGTTCCGCCGCTTGGGGGCTTTGTTGTACGACGCCGTGCTGCTGGCCGGTGTCTTGTTCGCCGCGACCCTGGTGGTGTTGCCCTTGCGCGGCGGGGAGGCTTTCCGTCCGCACGACCCGTTGTTCTTCGCCTATCTGCTGCTGGTGGTTTGGGCTTTCTTCGGTTGGTTCTGGACCCATGGTGGCCAGACCTTGGGGATGCGGGCCTGGAAAATCCGCCTGGTATCCGCCGACGGCGCGGCGCTGGGCTGGAACCAGGCGGCGCTGCGCTATGTGTGCGCCTGGGTATCGCTGGGCCTGTTCGGCCTGGGGTATCTGTGGATTTGGATCGATCCCCAGCGGCGGGCTTGGCATGACCGCCTCGCCGGGACGCGGATGATCTGGCAGGAGCGATGA
- a CDS encoding alpha/beta hydrolase, whose amino-acid sequence MPAIERHLIDGPDGKLEVFVEPHPNATGIALIAHPHPLFGGTADNKVVTTLARTFRELGCHSLRPNFRGVGSSEGHYDAGRGETADLLAAHDYALDRFGGGLPVYLAGFSFGAFVTGQLAERLAAAGSPARRLVLVGTAAGFSDGSRDYASGAIAADTLVIHGAEDTTVPLAEVLGWAEPLELVVQVVPGADHFFHRKLHLIRRIVREAWRG is encoded by the coding sequence ATGCCTGCAATCGAACGCCATTTGATCGACGGTCCCGACGGTAAACTCGAAGTTTTCGTCGAGCCCCACCCCAACGCCACCGGCATCGCCTTGATCGCCCATCCGCATCCCTTGTTTGGTGGCACCGCCGATAACAAGGTGGTGACCACCCTGGCCCGCACTTTCCGGGAACTCGGTTGCCATAGCCTGCGGCCCAATTTCCGGGGCGTTGGGTCCAGCGAAGGGCACTACGACGCGGGCCGGGGCGAAACCGCTGATTTGCTCGCGGCGCATGATTACGCCCTGGACCGTTTCGGCGGGGGCTTGCCGGTCTATCTGGCCGGGTTTTCTTTCGGGGCGTTCGTGACGGGCCAATTGGCTGAGCGGCTGGCCGCGGCGGGCAGTCCCGCCCGGCGCTTGGTGTTGGTGGGTACGGCAGCGGGGTTTTCCGACGGTAGCCGGGACTATGCCAGCGGGGCGATAGCCGCCGACACCCTGGTGATCCACGGCGCGGAGGACACCACCGTGCCTTTGGCCGAGGTGCTGGGTTGGGCCGAACCTTTGGAATTGGTGGTGCAGGTCGTCCCCGGTGCCGACCATTTTTTCCATCGCAAATTGCACTTGATCCGCCGCATCGTGCGGGAGGCGTGGCGGGGCTAG
- a CDS encoding pseudouridine synthase, which translates to MLILFNKPYNTLSQFTDRAQQRPTLADHLAIPRIRPAGRLDYDSEGLLLLTDDGRLQARIADPRHKLPKVYWAQVEGLPDAAALARLRSGVVLNDGPTLPAEARLIEEPANLWPRDPPIRYRAAIPTAWIELVLREGRNRQVRRMTAAVGYPTLRLIRGAIGPYRLDGLLPGQWREAEPIAPTPNPRHWRKPPPRHPRRA; encoded by the coding sequence ATGCTGATTCTGTTCAACAAGCCCTACAACACCCTGAGCCAGTTCACCGACCGCGCCCAACAGCGCCCCACCCTGGCCGACCACCTCGCCATCCCCCGCATCCGTCCGGCGGGCCGCTTGGACTACGACAGCGAAGGGCTGTTATTGCTGACCGACGATGGCCGGCTCCAGGCCCGCATCGCCGACCCCCGCCACAAGTTGCCCAAGGTGTATTGGGCGCAGGTGGAAGGGCTCCCGGACGCGGCGGCGCTGGCGCGGCTCCGCTCGGGAGTGGTGCTGAACGACGGTCCTACCCTGCCGGCGGAGGCCCGCCTCATCGAAGAGCCCGCGAACCTCTGGCCCCGCGATCCGCCCATCCGCTACCGCGCCGCCATCCCCACCGCCTGGATCGAGCTGGTCTTGCGCGAAGGCCGCAACCGCCAAGTCCGCCGCATGACCGCCGCCGTGGGCTATCCCACCCTGCGCCTGATCCGCGGGGCCATCGGTCCCTACCGGCTGGACGGGCTGTTGCCCGGCCAATGGCGCGAGGCCGAACCCATAGCGCCGACACCGAACCCCCGGCACTGGCGGAAACCCCCGCCGCGCCATCCCCGCCGCGCCTGA
- a CDS encoding acetylxylan esterase encodes MAFPHGYHFDPTYGYGLERLLQIGCPDEPPDFAAFWQDRYARALELRPEPRLSQRQDWHPAYECHDIAYRSTDDFTIHGWLLIPKHGPVRRGVVVGHGYGGRDGPDYHLPVEGAAFLFPCFRGLSRSQRPPISNNPAYHVLHDIDKRDRYILGGCAEDVWLGVSALLALFPDAAGHVGYMGASFGGGIGALALPWDGRIRLAHLAVPTFGHVPLRLGLPTLGSGEAVRGYEQRHGHVLATLRYYDAACAARRTAIPVHVAAALFDPVVAPPGQFAIYNALPGPKELFVLEAGHFDYPRQSEQDHALLQTLAHFFSPL; translated from the coding sequence GTGGCTTTCCCTCACGGCTATCATTTCGATCCCACCTATGGCTACGGCCTCGAACGGCTGCTGCAAATCGGCTGTCCCGACGAACCCCCGGATTTCGCCGCGTTCTGGCAGGACCGCTACGCCCGCGCCCTGGAACTCCGGCCCGAACCCCGGCTGTCCCAGCGCCAGGATTGGCACCCGGCCTACGAGTGCCACGATATCGCCTACCGCTCCACCGACGATTTCACCATCCACGGCTGGCTGCTGATCCCCAAGCACGGCCCGGTGCGGCGCGGCGTGGTGGTGGGGCATGGCTACGGCGGGCGGGACGGGCCGGACTACCACCTGCCGGTCGAAGGCGCGGCCTTCCTGTTCCCCTGTTTCCGGGGCTTGTCGCGCAGCCAGCGCCCCCCTATTTCCAACAACCCGGCCTACCACGTCCTGCACGATATCGATAAGCGCGACCGCTATATCCTGGGCGGCTGCGCGGAGGATGTGTGGCTGGGGGTGTCGGCCTTGTTGGCGTTGTTCCCGGACGCGGCGGGGCATGTGGGTTATATGGGCGCGAGTTTTGGCGGCGGGATCGGGGCGCTGGCCCTGCCTTGGGATGGACGCATCCGTTTGGCCCATCTCGCGGTGCCGACCTTCGGCCATGTGCCTTTGCGCCTGGGCCTGCCCACGCTCGGCAGCGGCGAGGCCGTGCGCGGCTACGAACAGCGCCACGGTCATGTACTGGCAACACTGCGCTATTACGATGCCGCCTGCGCCGCCCGCAGGACCGCCATCCCCGTCCATGTAGCGGCGGCGCTGTTCGATCCGGTGGTGGCCCCGCCGGGCCAGTTCGCCATCTACAACGCCCTGCCCGGTCCCAAGGAGTTATTCGTGCTGGAGGCCGGCCATTTCGATTATCCCCGCCAGTCCGAACAGGACCACGCATTGCTGCAAACCCTCGCCCATTTCTTCTCGCCCCTATGA
- a CDS encoding esterase family protein has product MNREYHRWHSPRLHRDMELLVFGHAGAKVLVFPTRDGRFYEYENLRIVQSIADKIKDGHLQLYCVEGLADETFYCWWRQPADRIKRYLQYEDYLLHEVLPFMADRNPHPCTISHGCSLGAFYAANFAFRHPHLFQKLSAFSGRYDLTLNIEHFGNLFDGYYDENIYFNTPNHYLPNLECQWRLEALRKMDIILVIGKDDPFLDNNRQLSHILWGKGVWNALHEWDGRAHQGRYWRKMAPLYL; this is encoded by the coding sequence ATGAACCGCGAATATCACCGCTGGCATAGCCCCCGCCTGCACCGCGATATGGAACTCCTGGTCTTCGGCCACGCCGGGGCCAAGGTGTTGGTCTTCCCCACCCGCGATGGCCGTTTCTACGAATACGAGAACCTCAGGATCGTGCAATCCATCGCCGACAAGATCAAGGACGGCCATTTGCAGCTGTATTGCGTGGAGGGTTTGGCGGACGAGACCTTCTATTGCTGGTGGCGGCAACCCGCCGACCGGATCAAGCGCTATCTGCAATACGAGGACTATCTATTGCACGAGGTGTTGCCGTTCATGGCCGACAGGAATCCGCATCCTTGCACCATTTCCCATGGATGCAGCCTGGGCGCGTTCTACGCCGCCAACTTCGCCTTCCGCCATCCGCATTTGTTCCAGAAGCTCAGCGCCTTCTCGGGCCGCTACGACCTGACCTTGAACATCGAGCATTTCGGCAACCTGTTCGACGGCTACTACGACGAGAACATCTACTTCAACACCCCCAACCATTACCTGCCCAACCTGGAATGCCAGTGGCGGCTGGAAGCCCTGCGCAAGATGGACATCATCCTGGTGATCGGCAAGGACGATCCCTTCCTCGACAACAACCGCCAACTCAGCCACATCCTGTGGGGCAAGGGCGTGTGGAACGCCCTGCACGAATGGGATGGCCGCGCCCACCAGGGCCGGTATTGGCGCAAGATGGCCCCGCTCTATCTGTAA